The segment ATTTAAGCATCTAAATCTTCTCCGAGATAAGCCTTGATTACAGCGGGATTCTGGCTGACCTCCTGAGGAGTTCCGTGAGCAATTTCCCGGCCGTACTCTAAAACGAATAAACGGTCTGAAAGACTCATAACCATTTTCATATCGTGCTCAATCAGGAGAACTGATATGTTATGTTTCTCTTTAATTGAAACAATCAGATCTTCAAGCTCAAGAGTCTCCTGCGGATTCATACCGGCAGCAGGCTCATCGAGAAGCAATAAGAAAGGATCGGTTGCCAAAGCTCTTGCGATTTCGAGACGGCGCTGAGCTCCGTATGGCAGGTTACAGGCAAGTTCGTCTGAAAATTCATCAAGACCTAATTCTTTAAGCAGTTCGTAACTCTTGATGATGGTTTCACGTTCTTCCCTTTTAGTACCCGGACCGCGAAAA is part of the Maridesulfovibrio ferrireducens genome and harbors:
- a CDS encoding ABC transporter ATP-binding protein, with the translated sequence MSNEKRTVLEVKGVCKDFGGLRALDDVDLDVREGEIVALIGPNGAGKTTFFNCITGIYNPTLGDVKIDPSGKGFKRINGMKPNHVTEMGMARTFQNIRLFPSMSVIENVMIGCHCRTKASFIGAVFRGPGTKREERETIIKSYELLKELGLDEFSDELACNLPYGAQRRLEIARALATDPFLLLLDEPAAGMNPQETLELEDLIVSIKEKHNISVLLIEHDMKMVMSLSDRLFVLEYGREIAHGTPQEVSQNPAVIKAYLGEDLDA